The genomic region TCTTTATTTGACGATTTGCGATCGCGAACGTTTTGTTTGTCGGGAGGGGCTTGGTTGTAACTTACTCGGTAAAGTCGAGACTGCTCCCCATTGGGTGACAAAACGGTTGAGAAGTTGCTCTTGACTTTGGCGGAACCCCTCGAAATTGTAGCCGCCATTCATAATCGCAAACCAGAGATCTCCTTGTTGTTCGGTGGGTAAAACTCCGGCAATCGTGCTGACATCGTTGAGACTGCCGGATTTGACGACGGCGAGGGGTGGAAGGGGGCGATCTTCGAGGATTCCGGTATCGCGACCCGCGATCGCCACAACATCGGAAAGCGTGAGATTGTAGGGTTCCAATTCGCGCGAAATTGCTAAAAATAAACCCGTTGCGGCTCTGGGAGAAATGCGATTTTCTGCTCCCAAACCCGACCCGTTAATGAGTTGAATTTCTGTAGGAGGAACGCCCACGGTTTCGGCGGCTTTGCGGGCGACGACATCGGCCCCGCCGACCGCTTCGGCGAACATATCCGCCATTAAATTATTACTGTAAAGGTTCATTTTTTTGAGCAATTCTGCCACCGGGAACGAGTAGTGACGCACTAAGATTTCCCGGTTTTGCGGTGCCGCGTTCAGGGGGAGAACATCTCCTGAAATCGCCACTTCCGGACGGGGCGTTTCTGGGGGGAGGGTCGCATATTGATTTTCAACTTCTGCGGACCATAGCTGACGATTTAACCCCTGTTTGAGGAAATTTCCGGAAGTTATGGGGTCGGTTTCAAAATTCATGTAAAAGGGGCCGACGATCGCCAAATTTCCGGCAACGCGATCGATCCCCAGTTGTTTTAAAGTATTGCCCAAGGCGATCGCCTCTTCCCAAACAAAAAAGGGATCTTGTCCGCCTTCGATGACTAAATCTCCCTGCAATACCCCATTTTCAATCGGTCCGGTGGCACTAATTACGGTTTCAAATTGGCGATCGGGGCCGAAGCTTTGTAAGGCGACTAAAGAAGTGGCAATTTTAGTCACTGAAGCGGCGGGTAGGGGGACAGTTCCCTGATGGTTGGCTAACAGTTTGCCATCGACTTGTAGCCAAA from Oxynema aestuarii AP17 harbors:
- a CDS encoding D-alanyl-D-alanine carboxypeptidase, with translation MFSRFTLALSLCSLSVAIVLNGCTGNDPTANNSTIETPPTQADSESPKAQVSAASVNPSEPKPLLVAPDNPDPKIQAQIEQYLDRLEAQGFPKTNQGIWLQVDGKLLANHQGTVPLPAASVTKIATSLVALQSFGPDRQFETVISATGPIENGVLQGDLVIEGGQDPFFVWEEAIALGNTLKQLGIDRVAGNLAIVGPFYMNFETDPITSGNFLKQGLNRQLWSAEVENQYATLPPETPRPEVAISGDVLPLNAAPQNREILVRHYSFPVAELLKKMNLYSNNLMADMFAEAVGGADVVARKAAETVGVPPTEIQLINGSGLGAENRISPRAATGLFLAISRELEPYNLTLSDVVAIAGRDTGILEDRPLPPLAVVKSGSLNDVSTIAGVLPTEQQGDLWFAIMNGGYNFEGFRQSQEQLLNRFVTQWGAVSTLPSKLQPSPSRQTKRSRSQIVK